A window of Microbacterium sp. BK668 genomic DNA:
CGCGACGGATCGTCGGTCGCGGTGACGTCCTCGAGCGTCTCGGTCAACGACGGCGCGCTGGAGGTGACGTGATGGGCACCTTCCTCACCGCGTCGGCGAGCCTCCTGTGCCCCCACGGCGGCAAGGTGATGCCCGTGCCCGGCACGACGCAGGTGCGCATCGGCGGCGAGCCGGTCGTGCTCGCCGGCGACACCTTCCCCATCGGAGGCTGCGTCTTCAACGTCGCCGGATCGCCGCATCCCTGCCTCACCGTCGAGTGGATCGTCACGGCGCAGCGCTCGACCATGGTGCAGGATCAGCCGCTGACGACCGACAGCGTCGGGCTGTGCAAGGCCGGCGACGAGGCCGTGCAGGGACCGGTGCAGATCGTCAGCACGCAGACGAGAGTGAGCGGGCTGTGATCCGGCACGACTTCGCCCACCCGCTGCGCGTCGACGCGGCATCCCACCAGATCGCGCGCACCGACTACGCCCGTCACGTGAGCCAGCTCGTGAAGCAGCTGCTGCTGACGAGCCCCGGCGAGCGCGTCTGCCTGCCCGAGTTCGGCTGCGGCCTGCGCCGCCTGGTCTTCGCCCCGCAGTCCGACGCCCTCGCGGCGACGGTGCGCATCCAGGTCCAGCAGGCGATCGATCGCTGGCTCGCGGACCAGGTGGAGCTGCTGGACGTCGACGTGGCCTCGGGCGCCGCGACCCCGGGGAGCGGCCTCGACGAGGGAGCCATGCTCATCACGGTGTCGTACGCGCTCGTCGAGACGCGCACGCCCGACAGCGTGACGGTGAGGGTGGGCTGACATGCCGGACCGTCTCACCGACCTCGTCGCCTCGACGACGCTGAACGGGATCGACTTCGTCGAGATCGGCGATCCCGCGCAGACGCTCCTGCGCGTCCACTTCCTCAACACGGTGACGGTCGAAGGAACGCTCGCGGCGACGACCCCGGTCCGCATCACCGGCGGCGAGACGGTGGCCGCGGTCCCCGTCGAGCCCATCGGCGGGGCCGACTGGACGACGGATGACGCGGGCCGCCCCGTGCTGACGGTGCGCACGCCCTTCCCCGGCGACTTCTCGCACTACCGCCTGTCGGTCGCGAGCACCGCGCTCGACCCCTTCTTCGCCACCATCCTGTTCACGTTCAAGGCGGGGTGCCCGTCCACGCTCGACTGCGCCGACGACGAGGAATGCGAGCCGGACGACACCCCCGCGCCCGCGATCGACTACCTCGCGAAGGACTTCACGAGCCTGCGCGCCGCGCTGCTCGACTACACCGCCTCCGCCTATCCGAGATGGGTCGAGCGGGATGAGCCCGACGTCGGGATGATGCTGGTCGAGCTCCTGAGCGCCGCAGGCGACGACCTCTCCTACCTCCAGGACCGCATCACCGGCGAATCGGCCCTCGCGACCGCGACCCAGCAGGTATCGGCGGTGCGTCATGCCCGGCTCGTCGACTACGAGCCGACGCCCGCGACCTCGGCGGAGACCCTCGTGCAGATCGACGTCGCCTTCCCGGGCCTCGCCCGGGGCCTCACGATCGGCGCCGGCCTCCCCGACGGGTCGACCCTGCCGTTCGAGCTCGGCGGGCCGCTGCTCGACCCCGACTCCGGGGCGCTGCGCACCGATCCCCTCGCCGTCGACCCGCGGTGGAATCGCTTCGACCGTACCGGCCCGCAGCCGGTCCCGCGCATCCTGCCGTACTGGTGGGACGACGCCGTCGTGTGCCTGCCGGCCGGCTCGACGGAGCTGTGGGTGCGCGGGCACGGGTACAGCTTCCCGATCGGCGATCCCCGCGAGGGCACCGTCGGCCTCGCGGTGCTGCTCGACACCGCCGCCCCGACCGCCGCCGACCCGACCGTCCGCGAGGTCGTGCACCTGACGGGCGCCGCCGAGGAGGTCGACCCGCTCTACGGCATCGCGCTCACGCACCTCACGTGGGATGCGGGCGAGGCGCTCGCCGTCGAGCACGCGCTCGACCGCACGGTGCTCGCCGGCAACCTCGTGGCCGCGGTCGAGGGGCAGCGGTACACGGAGCGATTCGTGATCGAGCCCGACCCGGGCGGTCCCGACGCCCCGCTCGCGGCGGTCGTGCGCAGCGGACCCGACGCCGGGTGCGACGACGCGACGCCGCAGTACCTCCACACCCTCGAGGCGGGCACGCTCGCGTGGGTGCGCGAGGGGAGCGCCCGCCTCCCCGAGATCGCGGTCGTCGAGCTTCCCGAGACCGCGGGAGACACCGCGACCATCTGGCGCTGGCGCCGCACCCTTCTCGATGCCGATCTCTTCGAGCAGGCCTACACGGTGGATCCCGTCGTCTACCGCGACCTTCGCCGCTCGCCCCGCGACCTGCCGTGGTTCGAGTACGACGGAGACGACGGCGACTCGGTGCGCTTCGGCGACGGGGTCTTCGGCGAGCTCCCGCCGACGGGGGCCCGCTTCGAGGTGACCTATCGCACGACGGCGGGAGCGACGGGGAACGTCGCGGCCGACGCCGTCACCATCGTCGGGGACGACCTCGCCGGCATCGTCCTCTCCGCGACCAACCCCTTCCCGGCGGCGGGCGGCGAGGACCGCGAGTCGATCGCGCACATCCGCGACAATGCGCCGTACGCGTTCCGGGCTCGTCAGTTCCGCGCCGTCCGCGCGGAGGACTACACCGCTACGGCCAAGGAGCTGCCGTGGGTCCTCGACGCGGGGACGAGGGTGCGCTGGACGGGAAGCTGGCTCAGCGTCTTCACCACCGCGCAGCCCCCGACGGGCGAGGCGCCGAGCACCGGGCAGACCGGCGAGCTCGTCGAGCTGCTCGATCGGCGAAGGCTGGCCGGCTACGACGTGCACACGCCGGCTCCCCGGTATGTGGGACTGGACCTCGTCGTGACGGTGTGCGCCCTGCCCGGCGCGCGACGCGGTGAGGTGGAGGAAGCCGTCCTCGACGAGCTCGGCACGGGGCGCACGTGCGACGGACGGCTCGGCTTCTTCGCGCCGGGCCGGCTGCGGTTCGGCGCACCACTGGAGCGCAGCGAGCTCGAGGCATCCGTCCAGCGCGCATCCGGCGTCGACGGCGTCGTGTCGGTGCGGTACCGCCGCCGGGGGCACGTGCCCTGGTATCGCCCGATGCCCGAGGTCGTCTCGGTCGGCCTCGATGAGATCCTCCGTGCCGACAACGACGCGAACCGCCCCGACCGCGGGTCGATCCGGGTCGTGGTGAAGGGGGTGGCGTGATGTCGTGCGGGTGCGGATGCGGATGCGAGACAGGGTGCGGCACGAGGCCCGACCGCGTTCCGGTCTGGAATGCCGCCGGCGCCGACCGGCTGGCATACCGGATCGGCACCTTCGCGACGTTCCGTCGCGCGCTCCTGCAGCAGCTCGATGGGGAGCGGGAGCTCGCCGGATGGCAGCCGAGCGCCGGCGACGACCTCGGACTCGCGATGCTCGACGCGTGGGCGTACATCGCCGACATCCTCACCTTCTACAACGAGCGCTACGCGAACGAGCACTATCTGCGCACGGCGCAGCTGCCCGAGAGCGTCGCGGGGCTCGTGGGGCTGCTCGGCTACCGCCCGCGGCCGGCGATCGCGGCGACGGGCCGGCTGGCCGTCATCGCGTCGGGTCCGGGGCCGCTCGTCGTGCCGAAGGGGCTGGCGATCGCGAGCAAGGCGAGCCCCGGCATCGCCTCCCAGACCTTCGAAGTCGACGAGGAGGCGCGGTTCGAGCGACCGTCGAGCGTTCCGGCGCCGCCGGCGGGGATGACGGATGCCCCGCCTCTCGCCGGCCCCCCTCCGTCGGCCCCGCCCGGCACCGCGGAGGTGCCCGCCCAGCCGCGGCTTCTCGCGCGCGGAGGGGTGCTGCTGAAGGGCACCCAGACACTGAAGACCGGGGAGCGACTGCTGCTGGTGACCAAGACGTGGGGATCGGCGGATGCGCCGGCGGTCGTGGTGAAGGTCACCGGGACCGCCGTGGAGGTCGACGCGCACTCCCGCAAGAACACCCGGGTCCTCCTCGAGGGCGCGGTCGGCCTGCCCTCGAACGCCGCCTCCGGCGCCTACCGCCTCTTGCGGCCGACGCGCGCGGGCCACCTCACGACGCTCCCGGCCGGAGCGGCGGCCGTCGCCTCGGGCACGCTCGTGCTCGACGCACCGGCCCGGCACCTCGCCGCGGGCGACCCGCTGCTGGTCGAGGTCCCGGGTGCGGGAGTGGGCGGCAGCCCCGGGTCGGGGTTCGACGTGGTGCGGCTCACGGATTACGCCGAGGTGCTGTGGTACGCCAATGCGCTGGCCGGCACGCCCTCGGTCCCGCCGGCCGGAGACGTCCCCGGCATCCCCCTGCAGGTGGCGAAGCTGACCGTCCAGGCGCGGTCGGGGGTCAGCCTTCCCTCGCGCTACGGGTCGCAGGCGGCGAAGGTGGTCGTGCAGAGCGGATGGCGCGAGGTGGGCGTGCTCCTGGACACCGCCGTGCGGGCGCTCAGCGCCGTGCCCTCCTCCGTGACGCTCGCCGCGCCGCCGGCCGCCGCGGCGGGGGTCGCCGTTCCCGCCCTCGTCGAGGACGGCAAGGGCGG
This region includes:
- a CDS encoding GPW/gp25 family protein; protein product: MIRHDFAHPLRVDAASHQIARTDYARHVSQLVKQLLLTSPGERVCLPEFGCGLRRLVFAPQSDALAATVRIQVQQAIDRWLADQVELLDVDVASGAATPGSGLDEGAMLITVSYALVETRTPDSVTVRVG
- a CDS encoding baseplate J/gp47 family protein; the encoded protein is MPDRLTDLVASTTLNGIDFVEIGDPAQTLLRVHFLNTVTVEGTLAATTPVRITGGETVAAVPVEPIGGADWTTDDAGRPVLTVRTPFPGDFSHYRLSVASTALDPFFATILFTFKAGCPSTLDCADDEECEPDDTPAPAIDYLAKDFTSLRAALLDYTASAYPRWVERDEPDVGMMLVELLSAAGDDLSYLQDRITGESALATATQQVSAVRHARLVDYEPTPATSAETLVQIDVAFPGLARGLTIGAGLPDGSTLPFELGGPLLDPDSGALRTDPLAVDPRWNRFDRTGPQPVPRILPYWWDDAVVCLPAGSTELWVRGHGYSFPIGDPREGTVGLAVLLDTAAPTAADPTVREVVHLTGAAEEVDPLYGIALTHLTWDAGEALAVEHALDRTVLAGNLVAAVEGQRYTERFVIEPDPGGPDAPLAAVVRSGPDAGCDDATPQYLHTLEAGTLAWVREGSARLPEIAVVELPETAGDTATIWRWRRTLLDADLFEQAYTVDPVVYRDLRRSPRDLPWFEYDGDDGDSVRFGDGVFGELPPTGARFEVTYRTTAGATGNVAADAVTIVGDDLAGIVLSATNPFPAAGGEDRESIAHIRDNAPYAFRARQFRAVRAEDYTATAKELPWVLDAGTRVRWTGSWLSVFTTAQPPTGEAPSTGQTGELVELLDRRRLAGYDVHTPAPRYVGLDLVVTVCALPGARRGEVEEAVLDELGTGRTCDGRLGFFAPGRLRFGAPLERSELEASVQRASGVDGVVSVRYRRRGHVPWYRPMPEVVSVGLDEILRADNDANRPDRGSIRVVVKGVA
- a CDS encoding baseplate J/gp47 family protein, which gives rise to MSCGCGCGCETGCGTRPDRVPVWNAAGADRLAYRIGTFATFRRALLQQLDGERELAGWQPSAGDDLGLAMLDAWAYIADILTFYNERYANEHYLRTAQLPESVAGLVGLLGYRPRPAIAATGRLAVIASGPGPLVVPKGLAIASKASPGIASQTFEVDEEARFERPSSVPAPPAGMTDAPPLAGPPPSAPPGTAEVPAQPRLLARGGVLLKGTQTLKTGERLLLVTKTWGSADAPAVVVKVTGTAVEVDAHSRKNTRVLLEGAVGLPSNAASGAYRLLRPTRAGHLTTLPAGAAAVASGTLVLDAPARHLAAGDPLLVEVPGAGVGGSPGSGFDVVRLTDYAEVLWYANALAGTPSVPPAGDVPGIPLQVAKLTVQARSGVSLPSRYGSQAAKVVVQSGWREVGVLLDTAVRALSAVPSSVTLAAPPAAAAGVAVPALVEDGKGGGAEVQAVPVAGTSAVALSGGAASLEPPLRVLWDVIEVSRGATVRGEQLGRGDASAAGQDFALAKSPVTFRADFPGRSGDGYSSTIELVVDGRRWAEVPSLYGRGPSDEVFATWNDEEGKTHVRTGDGVAGRRLPTGAVVTADYRVGAGAAVPPPGALTQLLSTPPNLRSVRNPVPPGGGSDAQPADEIRDLAPRSVLTFGRAISGDDYAACAAAAPGVVRATTVWAFDATEQRPTVSVYVGDDAAAVDAARAALRAQADPNRPLTVLPAVRVPAALKVVLTVDSQYVIGPVIDRARRAVLDELFAPGILALGEPLYRSELERVLTDVPGVLASRQLRFYWIRGGLHISAGARFHPGDGGFFHLLPQLVLLTGEVAP